A region of the Pseudarthrobacter sp. MM222 genome:
GCCGTCGTCCTGGGAGCGGCCGGCGTGCGGGACGGACAGCACCAGCTCCAGATCCGGCTGGGCAGCGCTGCCGAGGGTGACCCAGCGCTGCCCGTCCGAGCCGACGTCGTTGCGCACCTCCAGGCCGAGCACGTCCCGGTAGAACGCGAGCGACTCGTCGAGGTCGTTGACGGTGATTTGTGAGTACTGCAGTGAGATGTTCATGCCTTCCACGCTATTGCAGCGGCTGCGGGGGCGCTTCTTCAATCCTGCTCGGCTTGCGGGCGGGCCGTGTGCGCGTCCGGGCAATGCACGAGGGCATGGCCTTGACGGCGTCGTGCTGCCTGGAACGGTACTCGCTGGGCGGCATGCCGACGATCTCGGTGAACCGGGAGCTGAACGATCCCAGCGACGTACAGCCGACCTCCATGCAGGCATCCGTCACGCTGGCGCCGGCCCGCAGCAACGCCATGGCGCGTTCAATCCGCCGGGTCATGAGGTGGTTGTAGGGCGTCTCGCCGTAGGCCGCTTTGAACTGGCGGGAGAAGTGCGCCGGGGACATGAGGGCGCCTGCGGCCATGGTGGGCACATCCAGTGGCCGGGCGTAGTCGCGGTCGATCAGGTCCCGCGCCCGGCGGAGATGCGTCAGGTTGGCCACCTCCTGCGGTGTCATGCCGCCATTCTAGAGCCGGAGACCTCCCGCGGGGAGGTCCTTCACGGGGCGGCCGGGGCAGCCCCGCAACCGGCGTGGTAATCCGTCCCGGAAATCTCCTGTAGGG
Encoded here:
- a CDS encoding helix-turn-helix transcriptional regulator, translating into MTPQEVANLTHLRRARDLIDRDYARPLDVPTMAAGALMSPAHFSRQFKAAYGETPYNHLMTRRIERAMALLRAGASVTDACMEVGCTSLGSFSSRFTEIVGMPPSEYRSRQHDAVKAMPSCIARTRTRPARKPSRIEEAPPQPLQ
- a CDS encoding VOC family protein, which encodes MNISLQYSQITVNDLDESLAFYRDVLGLEVRNDVGSDGQRWVTLGSAAQPDLELVLSVPHAGRSQDDGDALQQLLVKGALPILVFRTDDLDATFEAVRASGAEVLQEPIVQPWGPRDCAFRDPSGNMVRFSQA